Proteins from a genomic interval of Piscinibacter sp. HJYY11:
- a CDS encoding branched-chain amino acid ABC transporter permease, giving the protein MTSSFQNQPASVLDHRLDLRIAIPLLLVLAALPPALDAVGERFYIGVASRILIFALAATSLNLILGFGGMVSFGHAAFIGMGAYTVGILMQGGVLSAWVAWPAAFVVGGLFAFVIGLVSLRTQGVYFIMITLAFAQMLFYLMVSLKTWGGEDGLSLASRSRVGLGLDLASDAQFFYVVLGVSALAFFAIARLLNARFGHVLQGIRENETRMAALGFAVFRYKLIAFTLAGAIAGLAGALLANQGNFVSPALMQWSQSGMLMVMVILGGVGYLYGGLVGAAVFLLLEEVLVGYTIHWQFGLGAVLLAVVLLAPNGLLSLLRRRVRA; this is encoded by the coding sequence ATGACGTCGTCTTTCCAGAACCAGCCGGCGAGCGTGCTGGACCACCGCCTCGACCTGCGCATCGCCATTCCGCTGCTGCTCGTGCTGGCGGCGTTGCCCCCGGCGCTCGATGCGGTGGGCGAGAGGTTCTACATTGGCGTGGCGAGCCGCATCCTCATCTTTGCGCTGGCCGCGACGAGCCTGAACCTGATCCTCGGCTTCGGCGGCATGGTGAGCTTCGGCCATGCGGCCTTCATCGGCATGGGGGCCTACACCGTGGGCATCCTGATGCAGGGCGGCGTGCTCTCGGCCTGGGTGGCGTGGCCGGCGGCCTTCGTGGTGGGCGGGCTTTTCGCGTTCGTCATCGGCCTCGTGAGCCTGCGCACGCAGGGCGTGTACTTCATCATGATCACGCTCGCCTTCGCGCAGATGCTCTTCTACCTGATGGTCTCGCTGAAGACTTGGGGCGGCGAAGACGGCCTGTCGCTCGCCTCGCGCTCGAGGGTCGGCCTGGGGCTCGACCTCGCAAGCGACGCACAGTTCTTCTACGTGGTGCTGGGCGTGAGCGCGCTGGCCTTCTTCGCCATCGCCCGCCTGCTCAATGCACGCTTCGGCCATGTGCTGCAGGGCATCCGCGAAAACGAGACGCGCATGGCCGCGCTCGGCTTCGCCGTGTTTCGCTACAAGCTGATCGCGTTCACGCTCGCCGGCGCCATCGCGGGGCTGGCCGGGGCGCTGCTGGCGAACCAGGGCAACTTCGTGAGCCCGGCGCTCATGCAGTGGAGCCAGTCGGGCATGCTGATGGTGATGGTCATCCTCGGCGGCGTGGGCTATCTCTATGGTGGGCTGGTCGGTGCGGCCGTGTTCCTGCTGCTGGAAGAAGTTCTGGTGGGCTACACCATCCACTGGCAGTTCGGCCTCGGCGCGGTGCTGCTGGCGGTGGTGCTGCTGGCGCCCAACGGCCTGCTCAGCCTGTTGCGGCGGAGGGTTCGCGCATGA
- a CDS encoding ABC transporter substrate-binding protein, translating into MSPLSSIRLVALAAAALTALPAAAADKVKVGLLSTLSGAGSGLGIDIRDGFQLAVKHAGGKLGGLPAEVIVADDQMSPDAAKQTADRLLKRDKVDFMTGIVFSNIMLAVAPPVFQSRTFYISANAGPSQLAGAQCNPYFFSASYQNDNMHEAVGKTVQARGVKKIALLAPNYPAGKDALAGFKRFYKGEIALETYTPLNQLDYGAELSQIRASGADAVFIFLPGGLGINFIKQFTSTGLNKEMKLFAPGFSADEDVIRAVGEPMLGILNSSQWAHDMDNAANKRFVADFQKEYGRLPTLYAAQGYDAARLIDGAVKTVGGKIEDKAALRKALEAAKFESVRGEFKFNTNHFPVQDYYLREVVKDAQGRVTNKTVGKVFDNHADAYAAECKMPAETP; encoded by the coding sequence ATGAGCCCGCTCTCTTCCATTCGCCTGGTCGCCCTTGCGGCCGCCGCCCTGACGGCGCTGCCGGCTGCCGCGGCCGACAAGGTCAAGGTCGGCCTGTTGAGCACGCTGTCGGGCGCGGGCTCGGGGCTGGGCATCGACATCCGTGACGGCTTCCAGCTCGCGGTGAAGCACGCCGGCGGCAAGCTCGGCGGCCTGCCGGCCGAGGTGATCGTGGCCGACGACCAGATGAGCCCCGACGCCGCCAAGCAGACGGCCGACCGCCTGCTCAAGCGCGACAAGGTCGACTTCATGACCGGCATCGTGTTCTCGAACATCATGCTGGCCGTGGCGCCACCGGTGTTCCAGTCGCGCACCTTCTACATCAGCGCCAACGCCGGTCCGTCGCAGCTGGCCGGTGCGCAGTGCAACCCGTATTTCTTCAGCGCCTCGTACCAGAACGACAACATGCACGAGGCCGTGGGCAAGACGGTGCAGGCCCGTGGCGTGAAGAAGATCGCGCTGCTCGCGCCCAACTACCCGGCAGGCAAGGACGCGCTGGCCGGCTTCAAGCGCTTCTACAAGGGCGAGATCGCGCTCGAGACCTACACGCCGCTCAACCAGCTCGACTACGGCGCCGAGCTCTCGCAGATCCGCGCCTCGGGTGCCGATGCGGTGTTCATCTTCCTGCCGGGTGGCCTGGGCATCAACTTCATCAAGCAGTTCACCAGCACCGGCCTCAACAAGGAGATGAAGCTCTTCGCGCCGGGCTTCTCGGCCGATGAAGACGTGATCCGCGCGGTGGGCGAGCCGATGCTCGGCATCCTGAACAGCTCGCAGTGGGCGCACGACATGGACAACGCCGCCAACAAGCGCTTCGTCGCCGACTTCCAGAAGGAATACGGCCGCCTGCCCACGCTCTATGCCGCGCAGGGCTACGACGCGGCGCGCCTGATCGACGGCGCGGTCAAGACCGTGGGCGGCAAGATCGAGGACAAGGCCGCGCTGCGCAAGGCACTCGAAGCCGCGAAATTCGAATCGGTGCGCGGCGAGTTCAAGTTCAACACCAACCACTTCCCCGTGCAGGACTACTACCTGCGTGAAGTGGTGAAGGACGCCCAGGGCCGCGTCACCAACAAGACCGTGGGCAAGGTGTTCGACAACCACGCCGACGCGTACGCCGCCGAATGCAAGATGCCCGCTGAAACCCCGTGA
- a CDS encoding thiamine pyrophosphate-requiring protein has translation MKKTVSDQLLERLHAWGVRRVYGYPGDGINGLMGAFGRIGERMEFIQARHEELAAFMATAHAKFTGEVGVCMATSGPGAIHLLNGLYDARADHQPVVAIVGQQARAALGGDYQQEVDLLSLFKDVAHEYVHMATVPAQVRHLVDRAMRIAQERRAVTCIVLPHDLQEMDAVEQPPHAHGTVHSGIGTTYRAAVPAEHELRAAAEVLNAGRKVAILAGAGALHATDELIAVADRLGAGIAKALLGKFAVPDELPCVTGAIGLLGTVPSYELMSQCDTLLMVGTSFPYSEFLPKEGQARAVQIDLDPRKLSIRYPTEVNLVGDSRLTLQQLLPMLEPQSDGRWREKVEADVRQWWQVLEKRAMNQATPVNPQRVFWELSPRLPTDAIVTCDSGTSAAWYARDLKARRGMMGSLSGGLATMGNAVPYATAAKLCHPGRPVVALVGDGAMQMLGINGLITIAHRWREWRDPRLVVMVLHNADLNMVSWEQRITAGDPKFSDSQDLPAFAYAEFARMLGLHGIRVDRPEAVGPAWDEAFAADRPVLLEMVTDPNVPPLPPHVTLKQATHYLRALWHGDPDARAIVVASMREVWDGLVTRKP, from the coding sequence ATGAAGAAAACCGTCAGCGATCAACTGCTGGAGCGGCTGCACGCCTGGGGCGTGCGCCGCGTCTACGGCTATCCGGGCGATGGCATCAACGGCCTCATGGGGGCGTTCGGGCGCATTGGCGAGCGCATGGAATTCATCCAGGCGCGCCACGAGGAGCTCGCTGCCTTCATGGCGACCGCGCACGCCAAGTTCACCGGCGAGGTGGGCGTGTGCATGGCCACCTCTGGGCCGGGCGCCATCCACCTGCTCAACGGGCTCTACGACGCCCGTGCCGACCACCAGCCGGTGGTTGCGATCGTCGGCCAGCAGGCGCGTGCGGCGCTCGGCGGCGACTACCAGCAGGAGGTCGACCTGCTGAGCCTCTTCAAGGACGTGGCCCACGAGTACGTGCACATGGCGACCGTGCCGGCCCAGGTGCGCCACCTGGTCGACCGCGCGATGCGCATCGCGCAGGAGCGGCGTGCCGTCACCTGCATCGTGCTGCCGCACGACCTGCAGGAGATGGACGCGGTGGAGCAGCCCCCGCACGCACACGGCACGGTGCACTCGGGCATCGGCACCACCTACCGCGCCGCGGTGCCGGCCGAGCACGAGCTGCGTGCTGCGGCCGAGGTGCTCAATGCCGGCCGCAAGGTCGCGATCCTCGCCGGCGCGGGGGCGCTGCATGCCACCGACGAGCTGATCGCCGTGGCCGATCGGCTCGGTGCCGGCATCGCCAAGGCGTTGCTCGGCAAATTCGCCGTGCCCGACGAGCTGCCCTGCGTCACCGGCGCCATCGGCCTGCTGGGCACGGTGCCGAGCTACGAGCTGATGAGCCAGTGCGACACGCTGCTGATGGTCGGCACGAGCTTTCCGTATTCCGAATTCCTGCCGAAGGAAGGGCAGGCACGTGCAGTGCAGATCGACCTCGACCCCCGCAAGCTCTCGATCCGCTACCCGACCGAGGTGAACCTGGTCGGCGACAGCCGGCTCACCTTGCAGCAGCTTTTGCCGATGCTCGAGCCGCAGTCCGACGGCCGCTGGCGCGAGAAGGTGGAAGCCGACGTGCGCCAGTGGTGGCAGGTGCTGGAAAAACGCGCGATGAACCAGGCCACGCCGGTCAACCCGCAGCGCGTGTTCTGGGAACTCTCGCCGCGCCTGCCGACCGACGCGATCGTCACCTGCGACTCGGGCACCTCGGCCGCCTGGTATGCGCGCGACCTCAAGGCCCGGCGCGGCATGATGGGCTCGCTCTCGGGTGGACTCGCGACCATGGGCAACGCGGTGCCCTATGCGACCGCTGCCAAGCTGTGCCACCCCGGCCGCCCGGTAGTGGCGCTGGTGGGCGATGGCGCGATGCAGATGCTCGGCATCAACGGTCTCATCACGATCGCCCACCGCTGGCGTGAGTGGCGCGACCCGCGGCTGGTCGTGATGGTGCTCCACAACGCCGACCTCAACATGGTGAGCTGGGAGCAGCGCATCACCGCGGGCGACCCCAAGTTCAGCGACTCGCAGGACCTGCCGGCCTTTGCCTACGCCGAGTTCGCGCGCATGCTGGGCTTGCACGGCATCCGCGTCGACCGGCCCGAGGCGGTGGGCCCGGCCTGGGACGAAGCCTTTGCCGCCGACCGCCCCGTGCTGCTGGAAATGGTGACCGACCCGAACGTGCCGCCGCTGCCGCCGCACGTGACGCTGAAGCAGGCCACGCACTACCTGCGTGCGCTGTGGCACGGCGACCCGGATGCACGTGCCATCGTGGTCGCGAGCATGCGCGAGGTGTGGGACGGGCTCGTCACGCGCAAGCCTTAG
- a CDS encoding fasciclin domain-containing protein, with the protein MHWLRTWLAVCAAAGFLAACGGGDDDPPPPPTIAALAQQQNLTALLAAADKAGLSATLANTSVSLTVFAPTNAAFDTLATQLGFANAGALVAALPAQALADILNYHVLPTRQTAAQLSTGAATRATAYSFAGSPATLAVSTTGGVRLTDAVLTQATVTTADVPARNGIVHVIDKVLVPPGVLNVVQMAQANPLFSTLVDAVVDANLAGTLSGAGPFTVFAPTNQAFADIASTVASLTPTQLSTVLTYHVIGAQVLSTQIPFGTPVATVSGQSITVQNGPLRIVDTTATPAPIVATDVRASNGVIHVISKVLIPTL; encoded by the coding sequence ATGCATTGGCTACGAACCTGGCTGGCCGTCTGCGCCGCCGCGGGCTTTCTCGCCGCGTGCGGCGGGGGCGATGACGATCCGCCGCCACCGCCCACGATCGCTGCGCTCGCCCAGCAGCAAAACCTCACGGCCCTGCTGGCGGCCGCCGACAAGGCGGGCCTGTCGGCCACGCTGGCCAATACCAGCGTGAGCCTGACGGTGTTCGCACCGACGAACGCCGCCTTCGACACGCTCGCCACGCAGCTCGGCTTCGCGAATGCGGGCGCCCTGGTGGCGGCGTTGCCGGCCCAGGCGCTGGCCGACATCCTGAACTACCACGTGCTGCCCACCCGGCAGACCGCTGCCCAGCTGAGCACGGGGGCGGCCACGCGGGCCACGGCCTACAGCTTTGCCGGCAGCCCGGCCACGCTTGCCGTGTCGACAACCGGCGGCGTGCGCCTCACGGATGCCGTGCTGACGCAGGCCACGGTGACGACGGCCGACGTGCCCGCACGCAACGGCATCGTCCACGTGATCGACAAGGTGCTCGTGCCGCCCGGCGTGCTCAACGTCGTGCAGATGGCGCAGGCCAACCCGCTGTTCTCGACGCTGGTGGACGCCGTGGTCGACGCCAACCTCGCCGGCACGCTGAGCGGGGCAGGGCCCTTCACCGTCTTCGCACCGACCAACCAGGCCTTTGCCGACATCGCCTCGACCGTTGCTTCGCTCACGCCCACGCAACTGAGCACAGTGCTCACCTACCACGTGATCGGCGCGCAGGTGCTCTCGACGCAGATCCCATTCGGCACGCCGGTCGCCACCGTCTCGGGCCAGTCGATCACCGTGCAGAACGGCCCGCTGCGCATCGTCGACACCACCGCGACGCCGGCGCCCATCGTCGCCACCGACGTGCGCGCCAGCAACGGCGTGATCCACGTGATCAGCAAGGTGCTGATCCCGACGCTCTGA
- a CDS encoding fasciclin domain-containing protein codes for MKKLLVLSALVSAAFAAQAKDIVDTAVANGNFKTLATALQAAGLVETLKGPGPFTVFAPTDAAFAKVPKADLDALLKDKAKLTAVLTYHVVPGKVMAKDVKPGKVKTVQGSELTVATANGVTVDNAKVTATDIAADNGVIHVIDTVVIPK; via the coding sequence ATGAAGAAGCTGCTCGTTCTCTCCGCCCTGGTGTCTGCCGCTTTCGCGGCGCAGGCCAAGGACATCGTCGACACCGCCGTCGCCAACGGCAATTTCAAGACCCTCGCCACCGCCTTGCAGGCTGCCGGCCTGGTCGAGACGCTCAAGGGCCCCGGCCCGTTCACCGTGTTCGCGCCCACCGATGCGGCATTCGCCAAGGTGCCGAAGGCCGACCTCGACGCACTGCTCAAGGACAAGGCCAAGCTGACCGCCGTGCTGACCTACCACGTCGTCCCCGGCAAGGTGATGGCGAAGGACGTGAAGCCCGGCAAGGTGAAGACGGTGCAGGGCTCGGAGCTCACCGTCGCCACCGCCAACGGCGTGACGGTCGACAACGCCAAGGTCACCGCGACCGACATCGCGGCCGACAACGGCGTGATCCACGTGATCGACACCGTGGTGATCCCGAAGTAA
- a CDS encoding ABC transporter ATP-binding protein, translating to MSAALLEVEGLETAYGSSQVLFGIDLSIRQGEVATLLGRNGMGKTTTVRSLLGLTPARAGQVRFRGERIEALSPDRIARMGLAVVPEGRQIFPNLSVKENLLAFAARRNASETPWTLDRVVALFPALAQRFAHMGHQLSGGEQQMLAIGRALMTNPHLLILDEATEGLAPRIREEIWRCLAQLRAQGQTILVIDKYVQRLVKLADRHTLIERGQVVWQGASADLAADPSLWHRYIGV from the coding sequence GTGAGCGCCGCGCTGCTGGAGGTTGAAGGGCTGGAGACGGCCTACGGCAGCAGCCAGGTGCTGTTCGGCATCGACCTCAGCATCCGCCAGGGCGAGGTCGCCACGCTGCTGGGCCGCAACGGCATGGGCAAGACGACCACCGTGCGCTCGCTGCTCGGGCTGACGCCGGCGCGTGCCGGGCAGGTGCGCTTTCGCGGTGAGCGCATCGAGGCGCTGTCGCCCGACCGCATCGCCCGCATGGGCCTGGCGGTGGTGCCCGAGGGGCGGCAGATCTTCCCGAATCTCTCGGTCAAGGAAAACCTGCTCGCCTTCGCCGCACGGCGCAACGCGAGCGAAACGCCGTGGACGCTCGACCGCGTGGTCGCGCTCTTTCCGGCACTGGCCCAGCGCTTTGCCCACATGGGCCACCAGCTCTCGGGTGGCGAACAGCAGATGCTGGCCATCGGCCGCGCGCTGATGACCAACCCGCACCTGCTGATCCTTGATGAGGCGACCGAAGGCCTCGCGCCGCGCATCCGCGAAGAGATCTGGCGCTGCCTGGCCCAGTTGCGCGCGCAGGGGCAGACCATCCTCGTCATCGACAAATACGTGCAGCGCCTGGTGAAGCTCGCCGACCGCCACACGCTCATCGAGCGTGGCCAGGTGGTGTGGCAGGGCGCCTCGGCCGACCTCGCCGCCGACCCCTCGCTCTGGCACCGCTACATCGGCGTGTGA
- a CDS encoding branched-chain amino acid ABC transporter permease, with protein sequence MTGILLLEQALNGLQFGLMLFLLAAGLTLVFGIMDMINLAHGSLYMVGAYLIASIAAASGSFWVGLGGGVLATAAIGVLLELTVLRRLYQRDHLSQVLGTFAILLMANEAVRMVWGSQPVPMAMPAALAGPVQLLPGFSYPAYRLFIIGVGLAVALLLYLLVTHTRVGMQVRAGASNREMAQAMGTNVRLLFTALFAIGAALCAVAGGMLGPLLAVQVGMGESILILAFVVIVIGGIGSIRGALLGALLVGLVDTAGRTLVPVLFGQLLGPAAAATAGPAVASILIYVLMAGVLFWKPRGLFPAH encoded by the coding sequence GTGACCGGGATCCTGCTGCTGGAGCAGGCTTTGAACGGCCTGCAGTTCGGGCTGATGCTGTTCCTGCTGGCGGCCGGGCTCACGCTCGTGTTTGGCATCATGGACATGATCAACCTGGCGCACGGCTCGCTGTACATGGTTGGGGCCTACCTCATCGCCTCGATCGCCGCCGCGTCCGGCTCCTTCTGGGTTGGGCTGGGCGGTGGCGTGCTGGCCACTGCCGCGATCGGCGTCCTGCTCGAGCTGACGGTGCTGCGCAGGCTTTACCAGCGTGACCATCTTTCGCAGGTGCTCGGCACCTTCGCCATCCTGCTGATGGCCAACGAGGCGGTGCGCATGGTCTGGGGTTCGCAGCCGGTGCCGATGGCCATGCCGGCGGCGCTCGCCGGGCCGGTGCAGCTGCTGCCCGGCTTCAGCTACCCGGCGTACCGCCTCTTCATCATCGGCGTGGGCCTCGCGGTGGCCTTGCTGCTCTACCTGCTGGTCACACACACGCGGGTGGGCATGCAGGTGAGGGCAGGAGCGTCCAACCGCGAGATGGCGCAGGCCATGGGCACCAACGTGCGCCTGCTCTTCACCGCGCTCTTCGCCATCGGCGCCGCGCTGTGCGCGGTGGCGGGCGGCATGCTGGGCCCGCTGCTCGCGGTGCAGGTGGGCATGGGCGAGAGCATCCTCATCCTCGCCTTCGTCGTCATCGTGATCGGCGGCATCGGCTCCATCCGTGGCGCGCTGCTCGGAGCGCTGCTGGTGGGCCTGGTCGACACGGCGGGGCGCACGCTGGTGCCGGTGCTCTTCGGCCAGCTGCTTGGCCCGGCCGCAGCGGCGACCGCAGGCCCGGCCGTGGCGTCGATCCTCATCTACGTGCTGATGGCCGGCGTGCTGTTCTGGAAGCCGCGCGGCTTGTTCCCGGCCCACTGA
- a CDS encoding ABC transporter ATP-binding protein, whose protein sequence is MSLLRTDQLVKRFGGLVATDHASLSMEAGEVHALIGPNGAGKTTLIHLLSGALAADGGRIHFDGHDVTATPIHKRVHLGLVRSYQITSVFKRLSVLDNLALAVQSRDGSSLRFWTPARAERARYEAAAAVAERLGLGAQLDRTAGALSHGEQRQLEVGLALALNPKLLLLDEPMAGMGPEESERMVALLQGLRGSVTMLLVEHDMDAVFRLADRISTLVFGKIIATGTADEIREHPEVKRAYLGDDTEDAEETP, encoded by the coding sequence ATGAGCCTGTTGCGCACCGATCAACTCGTCAAGCGTTTCGGCGGCCTCGTGGCGACCGACCACGCCAGCCTCTCGATGGAAGCAGGCGAGGTGCACGCGCTGATCGGTCCCAACGGCGCAGGCAAGACCACGCTCATCCACCTGCTCTCGGGCGCACTGGCCGCGGACGGCGGCCGCATCCATTTCGATGGGCACGACGTGACCGCCACGCCCATCCACAAGCGGGTGCACCTGGGGCTGGTGCGCTCGTACCAGATCACGAGCGTCTTCAAGCGCCTCTCGGTGCTCGACAACCTGGCGCTGGCCGTGCAGTCGCGTGACGGCAGCAGCCTGCGTTTCTGGACGCCCGCGCGCGCCGAGCGCGCCCGCTACGAGGCCGCGGCGGCCGTGGCCGAGCGGCTGGGCCTGGGCGCGCAGCTCGACCGCACGGCCGGTGCCCTGTCGCACGGCGAGCAGCGCCAGCTCGAAGTCGGCCTGGCGCTCGCCTTGAACCCCAAGCTGCTGCTGCTCGACGAGCCGATGGCCGGCATGGGCCCCGAGGAATCCGAGCGCATGGTCGCGCTGCTGCAGGGGCTGCGCGGCAGCGTCACCATGCTGCTGGTCGAGCACGACATGGACGCGGTGTTCCGCCTCGCCGACCGCATCTCCACGCTCGTCTTCGGCAAGATCATCGCCACCGGGACGGCGGACGAGATCCGCGAGCACCCCGAGGTGAAGCGTGCCTACCTGGGGGATGACACAGAGGATGCGGAGGAAACGCCGTGA
- a CDS encoding heavy-metal-associated domain-containing protein produces the protein MTKQLLIALALAATGSASFAATTVKATVNGMVCAFCAQGIEKRLSKLPATQAVYVDLKKKIVAVEAKEGQTLDPKVITAEITDAGYDVTKLETVEQSVADIKAGTKAKK, from the coding sequence ATGACCAAGCAACTCCTCATCGCCCTCGCCCTCGCCGCCACCGGCAGCGCGTCGTTCGCCGCCACCACGGTCAAGGCCACCGTCAACGGCATGGTCTGCGCCTTCTGCGCGCAGGGCATCGAGAAGCGCCTGTCCAAGCTGCCTGCCACGCAGGCGGTGTACGTCGACCTCAAGAAGAAGATCGTCGCCGTCGAAGCCAAGGAAGGCCAGACGCTCGACCCGAAGGTCATCACCGCCGAGATCACCGATGCAGGCTACGACGTGACCAAGCTCGAAACGGTGGAGCAATCGGTGGCCGACATCAAGGCCGGGACCAAGGCGAAGAAATGA
- a CDS encoding GH12 family glycosyl hydrolase domain-containing protein: protein MKKYSVLSLSLSVAMLATGCGGGSSAPAPAPAAGTQQLGCTDFATVEVAGLGRLTNNTWNKAAAGSFASTQCLQSRPNGAGTQYGWSWNWPANGTTVYAYPEVIVGWKPWDGGTSNHAQLPARINALQRFDWQYDLSVSTTGSYNVATSLWITRTGATPTGTNPQDIANEMMIWTAGSGFPPAGAYVGTVNIGGRDFEVWYQQNWGDISGANPNQWSYLAYRATVSTFATTLDIKAILDDAVSRGYVNPAHYVSNIELGNEVMSGSGQTWINALSVTIQ, encoded by the coding sequence ATGAAGAAGTACTCCGTCCTGTCCCTTTCCCTGAGCGTCGCCATGCTTGCCACCGGCTGTGGCGGCGGCTCGTCCGCCCCGGCTCCCGCGCCGGCCGCCGGCACGCAGCAACTCGGCTGCACCGACTTCGCCACCGTGGAGGTGGCGGGCCTCGGGCGCCTGACCAACAACACCTGGAACAAGGCCGCCGCTGGCAGCTTCGCGTCGACGCAATGCCTGCAGAGCCGGCCCAACGGTGCCGGAACGCAATACGGCTGGTCGTGGAACTGGCCGGCGAACGGCACGACGGTGTATGCGTACCCCGAAGTCATCGTGGGCTGGAAACCCTGGGACGGCGGCACCAGCAACCACGCGCAACTGCCGGCACGCATCAACGCCCTGCAGCGCTTCGACTGGCAGTACGACCTGAGCGTCTCCACCACCGGCAGCTACAACGTCGCCACCTCGCTGTGGATCACCCGCACCGGCGCCACGCCGACCGGCACCAACCCGCAGGACATCGCCAACGAAATGATGATCTGGACGGCCGGCAGCGGCTTCCCGCCTGCCGGCGCGTACGTCGGCACGGTCAACATCGGCGGCCGGGACTTCGAGGTCTGGTACCAGCAGAACTGGGGCGACATCTCGGGTGCCAACCCCAACCAGTGGAGCTACCTGGCCTACCGCGCGACCGTCAGTACCTTCGCCACCACGCTCGACATCAAGGCCATCCTCGACGACGCGGTGTCGCGTGGCTATGTGAACCCGGCGCACTACGTCTCGAACATCGAGCTCGGCAACGAGGTGATGTCGGGCTCGGGGCAGACCTGGATCAACGCCCTCTCGGTCACCATCCAGTGA
- a CDS encoding substrate-binding domain-containing protein → MHPLTLTALRGAALLVSLALPAAAPAKETPPPRQEVRIAHIYSKTGPLEAYGKQTATGFTMGLEYATGGTMTVAGRTLVVNEYDDEGKPDRGKMLLETAYTESRADLAVGPTSSGVALAMLPVAAQHKKVLIVEPAVADAITGEKWNRYVFRTGRNSSQDAISNAVALDQAGVHVATLAQDSAFGRDGIRAFKDALKHGKVVHEEYMPAGSTDFAAARTRLIDSLKGKPGRKVIWVLWAGAGSPFNIADEALKATGIEMATGGNTLPAMVQFNRLPGMQGAAYYYFGFPRGNANMWLVSQHFMRYNEPPDMFTAGGFSAAMAIVTALKKSAGVAEGDKLVDIMEGMSFDTPKGMMTFRRDDHQAIQPMYHFRVSAGAMAGRIPDLRLVREIAPEEIPVPVRNKR, encoded by the coding sequence ATGCACCCTCTCACCCTCACCGCACTTCGTGGAGCCGCGCTCCTCGTCTCGTTGGCATTGCCCGCCGCAGCGCCTGCGAAGGAAACGCCGCCGCCGCGGCAGGAGGTCCGCATCGCGCATATCTACAGCAAGACCGGCCCGCTCGAGGCCTATGGCAAGCAGACCGCGACCGGCTTCACCATGGGCCTCGAATACGCCACCGGCGGCACCATGACGGTCGCGGGCCGCACGCTCGTGGTCAACGAGTACGACGACGAAGGCAAGCCCGATCGCGGCAAGATGCTGCTGGAGACGGCCTACACCGAAAGCCGGGCCGACCTGGCGGTGGGCCCCACCTCGTCGGGCGTGGCGCTCGCGATGCTGCCGGTCGCCGCCCAGCACAAGAAGGTGCTGATCGTCGAGCCCGCGGTGGCCGATGCGATCACCGGCGAGAAGTGGAACCGCTATGTCTTCCGCACCGGGCGCAACAGCTCGCAGGACGCCATCTCCAACGCGGTGGCGCTCGACCAGGCCGGCGTGCATGTGGCCACGCTCGCGCAGGACTCGGCCTTTGGCCGCGACGGCATCCGCGCCTTCAAGGACGCGCTCAAGCACGGCAAGGTGGTGCACGAGGAATACATGCCGGCGGGCTCGACCGACTTCGCTGCGGCGCGCACTCGCCTCATCGACAGCCTCAAGGGCAAGCCCGGCCGCAAGGTGATCTGGGTGCTGTGGGCCGGCGCCGGCTCGCCTTTCAACATCGCCGACGAGGCGCTCAAGGCCACCGGCATCGAGATGGCCACCGGCGGCAACACGCTGCCGGCGATGGTGCAGTTCAACCGCCTGCCCGGCATGCAGGGCGCGGCGTACTACTACTTCGGCTTCCCGCGCGGCAACGCCAACATGTGGCTCGTGTCGCAGCACTTCATGCGCTACAACGAGCCGCCGGACATGTTCACCGCGGGTGGTTTCTCGGCCGCCATGGCGATCGTCACCGCGCTGAAGAAGAGTGCCGGCGTGGCCGAGGGCGACAAGCTCGTCGACATCATGGAAGGCATGAGCTTCGACACGCCCAAGGGCATGATGACCTTCCGCCGCGACGACCACCAGGCCATCCAGCCGATGTACCACTTCCGCGTGTCGGCCGGGGCGATGGCAGGGCGGATCCCCGACCTGCGCCTGGTGCGGGAGATCGCGCCGGAGGAGATCCCGGTGCCGGTGCGCAACAAGCGCTGA
- a CDS encoding copper-binding protein → MNNKLFLAAALLCAAPAWANPEWVAAEVVKLDPARSKITLKHAPIKSIKMAAMTMPFRVRDAALLAPLKVGDKVRFHVAEKDDELVIQEIEEVKR, encoded by the coding sequence ATGAACAACAAGCTATTCCTGGCCGCAGCGCTGCTGTGCGCCGCCCCTGCCTGGGCCAACCCCGAATGGGTGGCCGCCGAGGTCGTCAAGCTCGACCCCGCCCGCAGCAAGATCACGCTGAAGCACGCGCCCATCAAGAGCATCAAGATGGCCGCGATGACCATGCCCTTCAGGGTGCGCGACGCCGCCCTGCTCGCGCCGCTCAAGGTGGGCGACAAGGTGCGCTTCCACGTCGCCGAGAAGGACGACGAGCTGGTGATCCAGGAGATCGAGGAGGTCAAGCGATGA